One Candidatus Angelobacter sp. genomic window carries:
- a CDS encoding phosphatidylglycerophosphatase A: MMTDSLPGLLGCAPGVVLIGCLIIFGRDRLRNFGRGLGKGLKEFKKATARVWEEMSDSTLDESDKPDQAMNLNLIVWIAQGFGVGRIPFAPGTFGSVVGLFWFALLLWPGSLWCFVGGTVVGILLSVWFCGAAEKALNQTDPSSVVLDEIAATPLCFAVWVGSYLSEHAAMPPPDFFFSRGHWPLALWIFATFRLFDVVKPWPVRQSQKLPGGWGVTVDDVLAALYVNAFVPFVLLFTAAR, encoded by the coding sequence ATGATGACGGATTCCTTGCCGGGATTGCTTGGCTGTGCGCCGGGTGTTGTGCTCATTGGCTGTTTGATTATCTTCGGACGAGACCGGTTACGGAATTTTGGACGCGGACTCGGCAAGGGCCTTAAGGAATTCAAAAAGGCGACAGCCCGGGTGTGGGAAGAAATGTCGGACAGCACGCTCGATGAAAGTGACAAACCGGACCAAGCGATGAACTTGAACCTGATTGTGTGGATCGCCCAGGGTTTTGGCGTGGGTCGGATTCCATTTGCACCGGGCACGTTTGGTTCCGTGGTCGGTTTGTTCTGGTTTGCGCTGCTGTTATGGCCGGGGAGCCTCTGGTGCTTCGTTGGCGGAACTGTCGTTGGCATCCTGTTGTCGGTGTGGTTTTGTGGCGCGGCGGAAAAAGCTTTGAATCAAACGGATCCCTCCTCGGTGGTCCTCGACGAGATCGCCGCCACTCCTCTTTGTTTTGCTGTATGGGTCGGCAGTTACTTGTCAGAACACGCAGCCATGCCACCGCCCGATTTTTTTTTCAGCCGTGGACATTGGCCGCTGGCTTTGTGGATATTCGCGACATTCCGGCTATTCGATGTGGTCAAACCCTGGCCGGTGCGCCAGAGCCAGAAGCTGCCCGGCGGATGGGGCGTCACCGTGGATGACGTGCTGGCCGCACTGTACGTGAACGCATTTGTGCCCTTTGTGCTGCTTTTCACCGCGGCCAGATAG